The bacterium genome includes the window CCAGCAGCAGCGCGAGGAGGACGGGCCGCCGGCGCGGCGGACGGAGGGGCGAGGCGGGCGTCATGGGCTCTGCTCCAGGTCGCGGCGCGGCATCAGCACCCGCGCGGTGATGCCGCAGCGGTCGGGCCGGACGCACCGCACCGTGTAGACGTGGCGGCCCGCCGGCACCGTGATCACGGCCTTGCGGCGCGATCCGGGCAGCAGGTCGGGCCGGTCGGGATAGAAGGCGTTGGGCAGGCGCGTGGTGTCGTAGTGGTACGTGCTCCACGGGGCGCCGTCGCACAGCACCTCGATGGTGTAGTTCTGGCTGCCGAGCATGCCCCGCGCGAAGTCGAGGCGGGTGAAGAGCTGCAGGTGCGTGGGGCCGGTGACGGCCACGACCAGCGGCTGGTCGGCGGTGAAGCGGTAGTACTCGCTCTGCTTGCCGCTCTCGAACTGGAGGGTGGCGGACTCGGCCCAGGCCTCCGGTGCGTAGGGCACGTTGCCGGCGACGGCGCGCTTGACGTCGCGGAAGAGGCGGCCGTAGACGCGCCCGCCGTCCGTCGCGGCGGTGACGCGCAGCTCGTGCTCGCCGCGGGGCACCTCGACGTAGGCGCGCTCGAGGGCCGACAGGACGGCCCCGTCGCACAGGGCGTTGTCGCCCGGCTCGTCGCCCGCGAAGGTCTTGTGCAGGATCTCGCTCCCGTCGAGGACCACGCTCACGGCGTAGCCCGCGCCGGCTGTCCCGCCCGCGGACAGGGCCTGGCGCGTGAGCAGCTTCACGCGGCGCGGCCCCTGCACCCGGAAGACGACGGCGCGGTCGGGGCCGAGGGCGTGGTAGGTGAAGCGCTGGCCGCCGCTGCGCACGCAGGTGGCGGCGCCCTTGTCGGCCGGATCGACCTCGCGCCAGTTGGCGGCCCGGGCGTCCGGGGCCGCGAGCCCGAGCAGGGCCGCGGCGAGGAGGGCGGCCGTCGCCGGGGGCGGGCGGCGCGTGAGGCGGTCGAAGAGGCCGCGGCGCACCTCGGGCGCGAGGATGAGCACGCAGGCCAGGCCGTAAAGCACGAGGAAGCCCGCGGCCAGGGGCCAGCGGTACATCTCGCGCACGAAGATCTCGCCCTCGCCCGGCAGGGGGTGGTAGTCGGGCGCGATGGGCAGGCCGTGGCGGCGGGCCACGCCCACGACGCCGAGCAGGTGCACCACCGGCACGCCGCGGTCGTTCATCAGCACGAGGGTCCCCTTGCGCGGCCAGTTGTGCCCGCGCAGTTCGAAGGTCAGTCCGGCCGGCAGCAGGGTCCGGTTGTGGCGGCTGCCGATGCTGGCGATGCCGCCGCCCACGTTCACGTACAGGCGATAGGCCCGGCCGCGTCCGGCCTCGGTGTAGAACGACATGCGCTTGACGATGGCGTCGTCGATGTCGCGGGACTCGAGCAGGGGCACCCCGTTGCGCGCGATGGCCTCGCGGATGAGCTCGCGTCCGGCCGGGCTCAGGCCGCGGCCCATGTCGTTGCCGCCGCCGAAGGTCGCCGCCGCGCTGCGCGTGTGGAAGATGCCCGTCTCGAAGAAGAGCGTCTCCATGTCGAGCCAGGTGAACTGGGGGTCGTTGGCGCCCCAGTTCGAGGCGCCCACCGAGGTGATGACCACCGGGCGCAGTTCCATGGCCTCGAGGGCCGCGTAGAGGGCGATGTTGACGCCGGGGAAGGAGCCGCTAATGGCCACGGCCACGGGGTCGCCGGGCGCGAGG containing:
- the pgsW gene encoding poly-gamma-glutamate system protein, with protein sequence MSWRLDSRRRMILFLLAAVALGLQFVLDATRTAGRQDDYDLKLEAARRAERAYEAVREHRDLVGANVDLVNDPGSTGLVGPEVSLITNAAGDLDAKLTSLNPNFAAIFVEYFRQAGLAPGDPVAVAISGSFPGVNIALYAALEAMELRPVVITSVGASNWGANDPQFTWLDMETLFFETGIFHTRSAAATFGGGNDMGRGLSPAGRELIREAIARNGVPLLESRDIDDAIVKRMSFYTEAGRGRAYRLYVNVGGGIASIGSRHNRTLLPAGLTFELRGHNWPRKGTLVLMNDRGVPVVHLLGVVGVARRHGLPIAPDYHPLPGEGEIFVREMYRWPLAAGFLVLYGLACVLILAPEVRRGLFDRLTRRPPPATAALLAAALLGLAAPDARAANWREVDPADKGAATCVRSGGQRFTYHALGPDRAVVFRVQGPRRVKLLTRQALSAGGTAGAGYAVSVVLDGSEILHKTFAGDEPGDNALCDGAVLSALERAYVEVPRGEHELRVTAATDGGRVYGRLFRDVKRAVAGNVPYAPEAWAESATLQFESGKQSEYYRFTADQPLVVAVTGPTHLQLFTRLDFARGMLGSQNYTIEVLCDGAPWSTYHYDTTRLPNAFYPDRPDLLPGSRRKAVITVPAGRHVYTVRCVRPDRCGITARVLMPRRDLEQSP